Sequence from the Aquimarina sp. Aq107 genome:
AGTATTTTACAATGGAAGGTCTTCCAGGAGACCCAGCTGTACAAGGTGTTAAAGCTTCAGATGTTTTTATTCCATTAGCAGAATTAACTTCTGGTATGCACGCATTAGGTAAAGCAGAAGACGGAGTTAATAAGCAATACAGAACTAACAATTTGGTTACTGGTTCGAATCGTAGCTTTAGAGTTGTTGGATATACAGGATCTTGTTGTGCGCTAACCAGCAAAATGAGAACTGCTTTACAATGGGCGGTTAATAATTACAATAGATTAAACACATCTCTTAACTTATCTCTTGTTTTCCAAAGTAATTTTAATAACACTGATATGGTTGTTTATAATAATGGCCGTAGTGGTGGAGGTGGATCTGCTGGATTCCCATCTGGTGGACAAGCATTTAAAAGAGTTCAGATCAATGCTGGTACGGATTCTTTTAGTACAAATGTAGTAGAGCATGTAATGACTCACGAAATTGGTCACTCTGTTGGATTCCGTCACCAAGATTGGACAACTCGTCAGAGTTGTGGACAAAATACTAATGAAGGAACTGCTGGAGTTGGAGCAATCTTAATTAACGGTACTCCAAGTTCTGATAGAGCAGATTCTATAATGTTAGCTTGTTTTGGTTCTGGAGAAGACGGAGAATTCACAAGTACAGATATTACTGCTTTAAACGCTTTATACTAAAACTAAGTATACTGTAAAAATTATATAATATAAAGGCTTTGAATCTTTTTATAAAACCATCTTGATAAAATTTCAAGATGGTTTTTTTTATGAATGATATTGAAAATAAGATTGTTATAGATTTGTTTTCTTAAATTATGGAATTGATATTTTCGTGCCTTTTTAAGGTTTTTTAATAAATTTATTTTATAGTTTCCCTGTATTTGTAATAAATTATTCAAGGTTTTTGTTGTTTCATTGAAATAAATGTATAACTTGCAGGCTGCAAAAATTTTCAAAAAAGTTCAAAGCTTTCACAAAAATATTTGCTTACAGAATAGATTTTAAAACGGATCTATTCTGTAATAATACACAAACTCAACAATTTAAATGAAAAAATTAAAATTTTTAGCGCTTTGCGCTATGGCTGCGGGTGTGGTTACATCTTGCCAAAAAGACGAAATCACAAATGATGAACAACC
This genomic interval carries:
- a CDS encoding M57 family metalloprotease — translated: MKKIKVLALCAIAAGVITSCQKDEINNETQPETAALTKAHLDALADAGLNIADAEYFTMEGLPGDPAVQGVKASDVFIPLAELTSGMHALGKAEDGVNKQYRTNNLVTGSNRSFRVVGYTGSCCALTSKMRTALQWAVNNYNRLNTSLNLSLVFQSNFNNTDMVVYNNGRSGGGGSAGFPSGGQAFKRVQINAGTDSFSTNVVEHVMTHEIGHSVGFRHQDWTTRQSCGQNTNEGTAGVGAILINGTPSSDRADSIMLACFGSGEDGEFTSTDITALNALY